Part of the Sporomusaceae bacterium FL31 genome, ATTTGCCCGCTGAGCAATCTGCGACATAGGAGTGCCATGAAACCCCTGTTCAGATATGAGTTCTAAAGTTGCTTGCAAGGCAGCTGATTTTTTATCTTGTAATTTATCTTTCATAAATACCCCAAAGAAAAAATTGAATCAATAGAGGAATGAACATTCACTCCTCTATTGATTCAATTTTAGCGGAAAGAAGCATCGCTGTCAATCCTTACCATTAACAGCAACCGTTGCTCACGCCACTCCTCATAAGCCTTGTGATGTAACTGTTAACAAGCTTACCGAGCTTACCTACTCTGCATTTTCATTCAATTTAGCCGATTGCATATTTTACAATCTATGGGTATAATATAAGAAAAGGACTGACGCGCTCGATACACGCCAGCCCTACAGGCTGTCTAACCAAACGGTTAGCCCAGGATTACGGAGTTAAAGAAATAACCGCCGCTATTTGAGCAGGGGCGGTTATTTCTTTTTTACGACTAATACCATAAGCGTGGCAAATGCGACAGCAAATGTCAATGCTTCGTATGTAGTCATAAGCACCACCCCCTTTCTAAAAAGGGTATGGCTAACCGATCCCTGACAACCTGCGTCTTATTATAACATATTTTTCCAGATCTAAAAAGATTTCATCATTGTAACTAAACAAACTGCTTAAAATGCGGTCTATAAAAAGTCTTTACGAAATAAAGTGCCACCTGGCAGAATTCAATCTACCACTATTTTAATTCGAATTTAAAATTGCCATCCTCTTTCCTTTTAATAGCATTATAGTTGACAGCGGATTTTCCTCGTATACAGCACCGAGCTATTTGGCGCTTATTTGAGTAGGTTCTTTTTCTTTAGATAACTCCCTATCCTTAAGTATTTCCCCAACATAGGTTGAGCCCAATATTAACATCCCACCAATAATCTGAGGTAATATTAATAATTCTCCGACAAAGATGACACTGAATAAAATACTAAACAAAGGCTCTAAATAACTATAGGCAACTATTTCAACAGATCTCATATGTGTATAGAGTGAAAAGAATAGAGTATAGGCCACACCTGTATGTAATACACCTAATAGAATAGTATAAATAACTGCTGTAAAATCCAAGTCTACAACCGTTAGAATGCTCCCATCTATCAATACAAATGGCAGCAAAATAATCATTGCCGTAAATATCTGAACAAATGTAGCAGTTTGGTTATCCACTCTAACTCGAATACTGCGGTTAATTGCATAAAGCATCCCTGAAATAGCACTGAGTACCATCCCCATGTAGCCATAACCTTCAAGGATGTTATGACCTACAATCAGAAATAACCCCAGAACTGAAATGAAAATCACTGCAATTTGAACCTTGGAGATAATCTCTTTCAGTATTAGTGGTGCAGCTATCATGACATATACCGGGCACATGTTGTAAATCATAACAGCAGATGAAATGCTGGTATGCTTAAATCCATAGAATAAAGTTAACCAGCCAAAACCCAGTAATATACCTGAAATAATATATGGCTTTAAAAGCGATATATTTACCTTTTCTGCTTTTTTCATTTTCATTACAACAAAAAGAACCGGGAGTGCAATTAATGCCCTCAGAAAAGCTAAGCTTAAAGCGGATAATGGAATTGATTTAGTAAATACTCCCAGGCTCCCCCAGATAATCATAACAAGTACTAATTTAACTCTATTCATAGCCACACTCCTTATCTTTATTGAGTTTAGATTAGCTAAATAATAAGGAGCTGTATTGTACAAAATTGACACTATCCTCTTAATTGCTCTACATATGTCACTGGTGTAATTCCATACATTTTTTTAAATTCGCGAATCAAATGAGCTTGGTCATAAAATCTTAATTCCTCACAAATCTCAAACACGTCTACACCTTTACTTAATAATCTTTTTGCTTCAGCTACTCGATATTGCAGATGGTATGCAGCAGGTGTAGTGACATATAATTTCTTAAAATTCCTTATGATTGTAAACTTATTTAGCCCAGTTATTTGCTGTAGCTTATCTAATGTTATCACGTCATTCACATGACTTAATATATAATCATGGATGGTTTTGACCGTGTCGATTGTAGTTGTAGCAATAGTCTCCGAAATTTCTTTTTCACCAAACTCTATCAATAATTCAATAAGTATATTTTCTAATATGTCCGGAGTTTCTTCTGTTAGCAGTTGTTCAATAAAGCCTCTCAATTTCTGAGCCTGATTGCCTGCTAACTTTTTCGCTTGATTAAAACTTACTAAATTACCGTAGTAGCAGGGATCAACAAATAACATAACATATACCCAGTGATTGATATCTTTTGGTGCACATCTGTGAGTCATTAAAGGTGGAATAATGACACCATCACCTGTTTCATAAAAGATAGTCCCATCATTCAATGTCAAATCAGTGGCCCCTTCTATAATATACCCTAATGAAAGCTCATTGTGGACATGAGATTTATATGCATGAAGGTCGTTTCTACACCGCTTGATTTCCACACCTTCAATAATGTCCATATGTCGTTCTTTCTCAATACCATTCATATAATCTTTATTTGATAGATTCAAAATTCCAACACCTGCCTTTCATTGTATTGTCACAGACCTACAGCTTTTTTCGGTATGTTGTATGATTTTGGTTAGATTCAAAGCTAAATAAATTCTTCGCCAAATTGCTAAGTATCCCTTGCAGATATTGTTTAACTTGAAATAGAAAATTAAGAAAAAGGAATTTGGCAAACAGCATAGCCAAATTCCTTTTAAAACAACAAAAAAGTCTTTACGAAATTCGTAAAGACTTAAAG contains:
- a CDS encoding transporter gives rise to the protein MNRVKLVLVMIIWGSLGVFTKSIPLSALSLAFLRALIALPVLFVVMKMKKAEKVNISLLKPYIISGILLGFGWLTLFYGFKHTSISSAVMIYNMCPVYVMIAAPLILKEIISKVQIAVIFISVLGLFLIVGHNILEGYGYMGMVLSAISGMLYAINRSIRVRVDNQTATFVQIFTAMIILLPFVLIDGSILTVVDLDFTAVIYTILLGVLHTGVAYTLFFSLYTHMRSVEIVAYSYLEPLFSILFSVIFVGELLILPQIIGGMLILGSTYVGEILKDRELSKEKEPTQISAK
- a CDS encoding AraC family transcriptional regulator, which encodes MNLSNKDYMNGIEKERHMDIIEGVEIKRCRNDLHAYKSHVHNELSLGYIIEGATDLTLNDGTIFYETGDGVIIPPLMTHRCAPKDINHWVYVMLFVDPCYYGNLVSFNQAKKLAGNQAQKLRGFIEQLLTEETPDILENILIELLIEFGEKEISETIATTTIDTVKTIHDYILSHVNDVITLDKLQQITGLNKFTIIRNFKKLYVTTPAAYHLQYRVAEAKRLLSKGVDVFEICEELRFYDQAHLIREFKKMYGITPVTYVEQLRG